The Oreochromis niloticus isolate F11D_XX linkage group LG4, O_niloticus_UMD_NMBU, whole genome shotgun sequence DNA segment aatatatttgaaGAGGTTACTGATAAAATACTCAAATAATGCCTGTTCAGAATCCTCATCATTTGTTTCTTCAGGACAAAAAGTCTGTTCAGGACAGTCTCAGGAACAGGAAACTGCTGCCCCCCTCCTGCTGAATGCCAGTCGGCCAATCCCTCATCAATGATCTGCTTGGGTACAAGTGATGATGGAATCATCAGTTTGTTGGCAGGTGGCGTCATAATCGTCTCTAAGTCTGTGCTGTATAAAAGGACTGCACTAATGCAACTTAATGCAACAGTATTTAACAGCAACTCAGACCTCTTGGACACTACCATCATAATCAGCTACCAAGAGAAGCAACACAAGTGGTGAGTTGAAACAACAGGTTAGATCTTTTTTTGAATGCTCTTTCTCTTTTTGGACTTAGTGGCTCATTTTATCACATGcaatttattattcttatataAAATTTTCCATCTTTATTTGGACTTTACTTGGTAGTATGTTTCTGTATCATCCAGGCATGTAGTATTAGATTATTAATTAAAAACTAggtatttaataaataatatgcAATGCAAAATTAATTGGAAAAGAAATTCAATCTCTCCTATTGCCTAATATAAATTTTAATGCAGTTAATGAGGTGTTAATTCAGTCATATGGAAGACTAGATTATATCAGGGACATTATAAtagaattctattctattataaGAAGCATTGAGGTGCTTTCTAATTGTTTCTAATTTTCTGTCACACCTTTGTTTTGCATAATGGAAATGGCAACAAGTGAGAGTCGCTGAGCAATATATGACCGCCTTTAACCATGACCTGAATTTCTAACAATGATTAAAAAAGCCAAACTTATGAAATTGTTGAATAGAGTGAtcattgtgtgtatttgtgtaagCATGACTCCCTTTTAGGGCAAAAGCAGAACTTATCGTTTATGTAGTTATGTTTTGTACACAGGTTATATTTATTGGACTCTTTCAgctttgcatcttttttttttaaataagtggTTACATCTATGCACATTTACATACAAATTGCAttactgtttttccttttttttaattgtgaaaataaataaataaataactatttCAAGCTATTGTCTGTGTAAATCTGGAAGCCACTTCAGCACATCCTCACAGTAATCTGATTATGACTAATGTTTGATTAGTAACATGAGCACATGGCTCGGAGCCTTTCTTGTCTTGATATGAGGATAATTACATCACAAGATTTTATAACTGTTTCAGTCATTGTTTCGGGCATTTTAATGACACAGTGACTTTTGTAGTTGAAACAACAGAAGCATGAATTTGGAGGTGGCCAAACCCGAAGGAAAGACTGGGAACAAAGCTCCCCTCAGAGCCACGGCCCCCGGCTCCCCACGCAAGTCTGCACCCAAGTTCAAACAGAGGAACACGCGGCAGTTCAAGAGCAAGCCTCCCAAAAGAGGAGTGATTGGGTATGTTTCTTTCTGATAACCTCCCACGAGTCATCTAAGTTTGTCAGATGTCCTCCAGTaaagcttgtttttttctttcctcaccaGCTTTGGAGAGGAGATC contains these protein-coding regions:
- the LOC100697435 gene encoding retinal cone rhodopsin-sensitive cGMP 3',5'-cyclic phosphodiesterase subunit gamma — encoded protein: MNLEVAKPEGKTGNKAPLRATAPGSPRKSAPKFKQRNTRQFKSKPPKRGVIGFGEEIPGMEGLGTDITVICPWEAYSHLELHELAQYGII